A window of Aromatoleum bremense genomic DNA:
GCCTGGGGTGAAGGGCGCCTCCACCGCGTGACCGGCCTCCTTCGCCGCCGCTTCGATCGCGGCGCAACCGCCCAGCACGACGAGGTCGGCCATCGAGACTTTCTTGCCATCCTTTTGGGCGCCGTTGAAGGCCTGCTGGATGCCCTCCAGCGCGGCCAGCACCTGGGCGAGTTGCTCCGGCTGGTTGGCCTCCCATTCCCGTTGCGGGGCCAGGCGGATGCGCGCGCCGTTCGCGCCGCCGCGCTTGTCCGAGCCGCGGAAGGTGGAGGCCGAGGCCCATGCAGTGGAGACCAGCTCGGCGACCGACAGGCCCGAGGCCAGGATCGCCGTCTTGAGCTCGGCGATGTCCTTGCCGTCGATCAGGGGGTGATCGACGGCGGGAAGCGGGTCCTGCCAGATCAGGTCTTCGGCCGGAACTTCAGGACCGAGATAGAGCGCCTTGGGGCCCATGTCGCGGTGGGTGAGCTTGAACCAGGCGCGGGCAAAGGCGTCGGCGAAGGCCTGCGGGTCCTGGTGGAAGCGGCGCGCGATAGGCTCGTAGATCGGGTCGAAGCGCAGCGACAGGTCCGCCGTGGTCATCATCGGCGGGTGCTTCGTGCCCGGGTCGTGCGCGTCCGGAATCATGTGCTCTTCCCTGACGTTCCTGGCGACCCACTGGTGGGCGCCGGCGGGACTCTTGGTCAGCTCCCACTCGTAGCCGAAGAGCATGTCGAAGTAGCCGTTGTCCCATTGCGTGGGGTTGGGCTTCCAGGCGCCTTCGATGCCGCTGGTGGTGGTGTGCACGCCCTTGCCCGAGCCGAAGCGGTTGATCCAGCCCAGGCCCTGCTCCTCGATGGGGGCGCCTTCGGGTGCCGGGCCTACCAGGGCCGGGTCGCCTGCGCCGTGCGCCTTGCCGAAAGTGTGGCCGCCGGCGACCAGGGCCACGGTTTCCTCGTCGTTCATGGCCATACGGGCGAACGTTTCGCGCACGTCATGCCCCGAAGCCACGGGATCCGGGTTGCCGTTCGGGCCTTCGGGGTTCACGTAGATCAGGCCCATCTGCACGGCGGCCAAGGGGTTCTCCAGCTCCCGGTCGCCGCTGTAGCGCTTGTCGCCCAGCCAGGTGTCCTCGTTGCCCCAGTAGATGTCCTCTTCAGGCTGCCAGATGTCGACGCGGCCACCACCGAAGCCGAAGGTCTTGAAACCCATGGACTCGAGCGCGCAGTTCCCGGCCAGGATCATCAGGTCGGCCCAGGAGATCCGGTTGCCGTACTTCTGCTTGATCGGCCAGAGCAGGCGGCGTGCCTTGTCCAGGTTGCCGTTGTCGGGCCAGCTGTTGACCGGCGCAAAGCGCTGGTTGCCGGTGCCCGCGCCCCCGCGGCCGTCGGCGGTGCGGTAGGTCCCCGCGCTATGCCAGGCCATGCGGACGAACAGGCCGCCATAGTGCCCCCAGTCGGCGGGCCACCAATCCTGCGAGTCGGTCATCAGGGCGTACAAATCCTTCTTCACGGCGGCCACGTCGAGCGTCTTGAAGGCTTCGGCGTAGTCGAAGCCCGGGTCCATCGGGCTGGAGACCGGTGCGTGCTGGTGCAGGACGTTCAGGTTCAGCTGGTTCGGCCACCAATCCCGGTTCGACCGGGCGCGGGCAGTGCTCCGGGCGCCCTGCGTGGCGGTGAACGGACATTTTTGTTCGCTGCTCATGATCTTCTCCTCTCCAAGGTGTAACAGGTGTTGCACCTTTGCACCTTAACCGGATCGGCTCGCGGTTCCCATTGACTTCGTCCAATGACGGCGATGCCCAGGCTCAATCGAGGCAGAGGGCCGCGCGGGCGGGGGGGGCGGAAGAAGCGCCCGTTCGACCAAGACACCAAGACGGCCACTGCCCCACTTCTTGAACTGCTGCTCCCGCTTCACGAGTCTGAACAGCACCGGGAATAGCCGCCGCATCGCGCCGTGCTCGTTGATGCCGGCCACGCAGGAAGTCTCGACATACTGAGCGCTGGTCTTGGCAAGGATCAGGATGCGTTCAACGCAGGATGCCATTCAAGCCCCCTCCTCCACTCAACCCGCCTTCCTGAATGCCCGTTCACCGCTCGCGAACTACATCCGCAAGTCGTCAAGGAATTCGGACGCAGGTTCCACACTGGTCACCAGCAAATGGTCGCGCGCCCGGGTGCAGGCGACGTAGAGCAAGTGCCGCTCGGTGTTGTAGACGTCCTCCAGATCGGCATCATCGGCAACGGTCTCGATCCGCGCCTGCGACGGGATTACTTCGTCGTCGCAGGCCATCACCACCACGGCACGGAACTCCAACCCTTTGGCCAGATGCATGGTGCTGATCGACACCTGCCCGCTCGTCGTTTCTACGTGTTCGTCGAGCACCCTCGCAGGTAGCCCTACCCGTTCCACCGCCGCGCAGGCCCGCGCGAGTTCCGATTCGGAACGCACGAACATGCCCATCTCGTGCGGCATTACCCCTTCAGCGGTCCGCGCAGCTAGCCAGGCGGCAACCGCGCAGCTTTCGTCATACGCGCTCGCGTAACGTTCACACACAGGCGCAGGACCGTTGAATACCGACACCGTCCCGCGCCGGTTTTCGGTGTTGCCGTCCACATCGGCCAGTTCGGGCCCCAAGAGGCGATCGGCCTGGCTGCGGATCTGGTGCGAGGTACGGTAGTTGATGTGCAGCGTTCGCGATCGGCCCCGCACGTCCACGCCGAGAGCCTTCCACGAGAATGGCTGCTGAAAGATCCGCTGGCCCAGGTCCCCGGCGAAGAACAGGCCATTGGGCCGCGCCGCCCCCACCGCCGCGAGAAAGCGCAACTGGGCGACGCTCACGTCCTGCGCTTCGTCGACCACCACGAAATCGTAGGGCGGGTGCTTGCGCGCGGCGGTGTGCTCGGCGAGCCGGCTGAAGATGCCCGCATGGGTCACCAGCCCCTCATCCTGCAGTTGCCCTCGCAGCGCATCGAAAACCGCCCACAGCGCAGTGCGCTGGGCCTCGGGCAAGCGCGTCTTGCGGCCCAGGCGCTTGATATCGCGATACGCCTCCCAACCGTCTAGTTGCCACGCATCGACGATTTCTTCCCATTCCGACAGCAGGAAGCGCGCGCTGAAGCGG
This region includes:
- the katG gene encoding catalase/peroxidase HPI, with the protein product MSSEQKCPFTATQGARSTARARSNRDWWPNQLNLNVLHQHAPVSSPMDPGFDYAEAFKTLDVAAVKKDLYALMTDSQDWWPADWGHYGGLFVRMAWHSAGTYRTADGRGGAGTGNQRFAPVNSWPDNGNLDKARRLLWPIKQKYGNRISWADLMILAGNCALESMGFKTFGFGGGRVDIWQPEEDIYWGNEDTWLGDKRYSGDRELENPLAAVQMGLIYVNPEGPNGNPDPVASGHDVRETFARMAMNDEETVALVAGGHTFGKAHGAGDPALVGPAPEGAPIEEQGLGWINRFGSGKGVHTTTSGIEGAWKPNPTQWDNGYFDMLFGYEWELTKSPAGAHQWVARNVREEHMIPDAHDPGTKHPPMMTTADLSLRFDPIYEPIARRFHQDPQAFADAFARAWFKLTHRDMGPKALYLGPEVPAEDLIWQDPLPAVDHPLIDGKDIAELKTAILASGLSVAELVSTAWASASTFRGSDKRGGANGARIRLAPQREWEANQPEQLAQVLAALEGIQQAFNGAQKDGKKVSMADLVVLGGCAAIEAAAKEAGHAVEAPFTPGRTDATQAQTDVESFAVLEPQADGFRNYQRQQYTVPAEEMLVDKAQLLTLSAPEMTVLVGGLRVLGANAGQSQHGVFTKRPQTLTNDFFVNLLDMGTVWTPKADGGDSFEGRDRKTGELKWTGTRVDLIFGSNSQLRALAEVYAQDDGGEKFVRDFVAAWSKVMNLDRFDLQ